Within Sorghum bicolor cultivar BTx623 chromosome 2, Sorghum_bicolor_NCBIv3, whole genome shotgun sequence, the genomic segment TGGCCTGTCACCTGTGAAGTGAAGGAATAGATCGACCGACCAACAacgggcgcgcggcggcggcgccggactCGGCAAAGAACCTGCTGGCAGTGTGCGGTTCGTTCCTGCATGCCGCGTCGACGTCGTCTCGCAGTGGCAGAGCTGTGCGCCACGCGTTCGCTTGTGCACGACGCCGCGCCCGCGCGCGCTTACCACCCGGCGGCGTTCGCCGATCGATCGACCGATCCGCCGGGACTCCCTCCATTTCTCTAAATACGGCCTCGACCAGTTGACCCGCGGCTTTTGTTATCTGGCCGGTCAGCAGCTGCATAAATACAGCAACCAAAGCCCTGCCTAGCTCCCTCCTCCGGAATCGTCGGCAATGGCTCCTGATGCGTGTGTGCTTCTGCAGCTGCTCGCTGCTGCTCTGGTGGCGATgatggcggcgacggcggccacCCAGCAAGCTGCTCCTGCGCCGCGCGGCGGCCTGCGCCCGCTGCCATACAACTACCTCGTGCTCACCCAAGGAATGGGAGGGTACAAGAGGAACCAGCAGCTGACGTGCCCGGACCCCAAGACGAAGCAGCCAGGGTGCATGACCAAGTGTGATTCCCGCTGCCCCAACCAGTGCATCGTCGTCTGCCCCGGCTGCAAGACCTACTGCAGTACGTACACACTACACTATCGCACTCTGAAAGTCTGAATGCCGTCCAATGCAAAAGTCCAACTAAAGCTCTTTGCTTCCAATAACGAATGCAAGTCTGCGACTTCTACCCCGGCATGTCGTGCGGCGACCCGCGGTTCACGGGCGGCGACGGCAACACCTTCTACTTCCACGGCGGCAAGGACCAGGACTTCTGCATCTTCACCGACGCCGGCCTCCATATCAACGCGCACTTCATCGGGAGGCGCGACCCCGCCATGAGCCGCGACTTCACCTGGATCCAGGCGCTCGGCATCCGCTTCGCGCACCACCGCCTCTACGTGGGCGCCCACAATAAGACCGCCAGGTGGAGCAGCGACGACGTCGACCGCCTCGACCTGGCCTTCGACGGCGAGCGCGTCGCCATCCCGGCGCACACCGGCGCCGCGTGGCGGCCCCCCGCCGCGCCTGCGCTCGCCGTCACGAGGACGGCCGCGGCCAACGGCGTGCGGGTGCGCCTCGAGGGGGTGCTCGACGTCGTGGCCAACGTCGTGCCCGTCAGCGAGGAGGACTCTCGCGTGCACGGCTACGGCGTGGCGGAGGACGACTGCCTCGCGCACCTGGACCTGGGGTTCAGGTTCCTCGACCTCACCGACGACGTGCACGGCGTGCTCGGGCAGACGTACCGATACGACTACGTCAGCCGGCTTAGCGTCACCTCCAGGATTCCTGTCATGGGCGGCGCGGCAGAGTACCTCTCCTCGGATATCTTCGCCACCGACTGCGCCGTTGCAAGGTTCGGCGACGACGACCGCCGTGCCGACACCTCCATGCTCACCTCTGCCAGGGCCTATTAATTATTTAAGCACGTCGCCGTTCGATGCAGCGATCGAGCAAATATCAGTATCACACGCACGACGCGCTTATATGGGAATAAATAATATAGTACAGTATAATGGTATATATGTTGTAGTATTTCTTTTCTGTCAACATAGtagttttcagttttatcacaaGTGTCTCAACTAGACAACTACCATGCTTTTACAATTTACACACATTTTGTTTGCCAATTAATCAGATGCTGGTTCTCTGCCTTACAGGCCGGGGAACAGTCTCCTAATCAGATGGGTTATTCTTCAATAGTTTAGCTTCACAATTTATTATATGCAACTGGTGTTCTCTTGTTCAAGTGAAAACCTATGTGCGCTTGAGCTCTGTCCCAAATGCTATTGATCGATCGCTGTGAATATGTTGGGTAGGACCGTAGGAAAGAGCAGTTGTTATGTCCAGAATAGTTCTTGTGACTGAAATAGCGGAGTTTGAAAATATGCagtttaattatttatctagtgGCCATGTATCTGTACACACTGTGATGTAGGCGCAATCTGCGATGATTCTTTATTGCAAAAAAAGCTTGTGTACAGTATCTGATTGAACCAAGGTATGGTCCTTGTGCTGCATGCATGTTTCCGTGTGGCTCAGGCAGCGGGCAGCGCTTGCTTGCGTGCTGCAACGCAAACAGCGTGAGAAATGTATGTGCCAAGTTTTCGGTTGCAGGGGACACATGGCGTAACACTCGTTGCACACCAAGACACCAAAGTCCAAAGCACGTTGCCTCGCACTTGCAGCATATTCAAGGCATTCTTCACCGACAAGTATGCATATATGAAAAAAAATGCCATGCATGGTCCTATTCAAGCTTCAACATATCATTATCCAAGAAACTCTTCTGTTATTTCAAACAAGTATTGTGAAGGAAAAATGGTGAAGTAAAAGATGTACGAAAAACATATGTTTTTATTAGAAATGCCGTATAGAAAATGGCGTGTTACGATTGGGAGAAGTTGGCCCGGGGACTTTCCAGGGCTGGCAAAGGCCCACTCACTTCATCCTGCGAAGCAGCATCATCTGCGGCCGCGCTCGTTTATAAGAACGGCAGCCTCGACCTGAACTGGCGGTACGGGACTATCCTCCTGAGTCCTGACTGGAAATGTGGCTTGTTGCTCACCCCCATCATGGGCTGAAGCAGCTTATGGGCCGGTGGCGGGCACTAACCGCCCCTAAATTCCCGCCGTTTGTTAGGGCTCTTCCTCAGCCCTCGctcagccgccgccgctgccgcgccACCGTCGCCGTCACGCCCATGGCCTCCACGGCGACCTCGCGCCGCCGGCCGCGGCGGGGCTCCAAGGGCCCCAACGCCGACCTATGCCGCACCCTCACCGACTGCACCCGCCGCGGGGACGCGgccgccgccatggccgccTTCGACGCCGCCgtctccggcgccggcgccgacgcCGACACCCCTCTCCGCCTCGCCGCTCACCAGTACAACCAGCTCCTCCACCTCCTCGCCTCCGCCGACCGCTCTTCCTTCCccggccccgccgccgccgccgccgcgcgccgcgtCTTCGCCCACATGCTGCAGGCCGGGGCGCCGCCCTCCGAGGCTACCATCACCTCCCTCGCGCGCGTCATCGCCGCCGCCGATGACCCAGGGTCTTCGGCTGCCGACGAGGCGTTCGAGCTCGTGGCCACCATGAAGGACAAGTACGGCCTCTCCCCGCGCCTCCGCTCCTACGGCCCCGTCCTCGCTGCGTTCCGAAGTGCCGGGGAGGCCGCCAAGGCCTACGCTGTAGAAGCGCACATGACGGCCTCCGGCGTCTCGCCTGAGGAACCCGAGCTTGCCGCCCTCCTGGATGTCAGCTCCAGAGCCGGGGACGCGGACAAGGTGTATGAGTATATGCATAAGCTGAGGCAAGCCGTGGACTGCGTCAGCGAGGAGACTGCAGGAGTTGTGGAGGCATGGTTCAGGAGCGACAAGGCGGCAATGGCCGGTAAGTCTGAATGGAATGCTGCTCAGGTGAAGGATGCCATTGTAGCGAACGGTGGCGGCTGCCACCGTCTTGGGTGGCTTGGAACTGGCCCTTGGACGATGCAGCGGGTGAGAGTTGGGGCTGATGATCAGTGTGCAGGGTGTAGATACCGCCTCGCTTGCATTGACATTGACATGGAGGAGACACGGAAGTTTGCTGATTCTGTTGCTGGTTTGGCCCTTGAGAGGGAGACTAAAACAAATTTCAGCCGCTTTCAGGTGCCCTCCCTCTCCCATTGCTGCGATATACTTATCTCTCAACTTTCTATGGCACCATGGTAAGGTTGGCATTCTGGTTATTCTGCTTCCAACTTTAGATGATTATTCATTTGCTAATCATGGAGAATTAATAATATGGGCAAAATAGACTGGGAGATGATGATTTCTACTAATGGTGATCTGTTGTGTGCTTTGAGTAATGTGTTTGGTTGCTCTATGAGTCTATGTACATCAGAGAAATTGAGCCGATGTATGCTGTCATGCTTGAGGAATCCTTATGGGTTCTAACTGCTTGTTCAGGCAACTGATCCTAGATCCTAATAGCTAA encodes:
- the LOC8083895 gene encoding proteinaceous RNase P 2 isoform X1; the encoded protein is MWLVAHPHHGLKQLMGRWRALTAPKFPPFVRALPQPSLSRRRCRATVAVTPMASTATSRRRPRRGSKGPNADLCRTLTDCTRRGDAAAAMAAFDAAVSGAGADADTPLRLAAHQYNQLLHLLASADRSSFPGPAAAAAARRVFAHMLQAGAPPSEATITSLARVIAAADDPGSSAADEAFELVATMKDKYGLSPRLRSYGPVLAAFRSAGEAAKAYAVEAHMTASGVSPEEPELAALLDVSSRAGDADKVYEYMHKLRQAVDCVSEETAGVVEAWFRSDKAAMAGKSEWNAAQVKDAIVANGGGCHRLGWLGTGPWTMQRVRVGADDQCAGCRYRLACIDIDMEETRKFADSVAGLALERETKTNFSRFQEWLEANKEYQAIVDGANIALYQQNFAEGGFSLTQLDAVITELRDRYHGKWPLVILHNKRIAKLMENSSNRHLIETWRTNGALYTSPSGSNDDWYWLYAAIKLNCLLVTNDEMRDHIFELLGSSFFPKWKQRHRVKYTFNKGKAVLVMPPSYSSEIQESEMGSWHIPMEEKSGDERGRIWLCIGRGGSCKEHGEVPTTNGVVHEIPPTEASKVVQQRLAENKNETISGKRKDRD
- the LOC8083895 gene encoding proteinaceous RNase P 2 isoform X2, encoding MWLVAHPHHGLKQLMGRWRALTAPKFPPFVRALPQPSLSRRRCRATVAVTPMASTATSRRRPRRGSKGPNADLCRTLTDCTRRGDAAAAMAAFDAAVSGAGADADTPLRLAAHQYNQLLHLLASADRSSFPGPAAAAAARRVFAHMLQAGAPPSEATITSLARVIAAADDPGSSAADEAFELVATMKDKYGLSPRLRSYGPVLAAFRSAGEAAKAYAVEAHMTASGVSPEEPELAALLDVSSRAGDADKVYEYMHKLRQAVDCVSEETAGVVEAWFRSDKAAMAGCRYRLACIDIDMEETRKFADSVAGLALERETKTNFSRFQEWLEANKEYQAIVDGANIALYQQNFAEGGFSLTQLDAVITELRDRYHGKWPLVILHNKRIAKLMENSSNRHLIETWRTNGALYTSPSGSNDDWYWLYAAIKLNCLLVTNDEMRDHIFELLGSSFFPKWKQRHRVKYTFNKGKAVLVMPPSYSSEIQESEMGSWHIPMEEKSGDERGRIWLCIGRGGSCKEHGEVPTTNGVVHEIPPTEASKVVQQRLAENKNETISGKRKDRD
- the LOC8083894 gene encoding uncharacterized protein LOC8083894 — translated: MAPDACVLLQLLAAALVAMMAATAATQQAAPAPRGGLRPLPYNYLVLTQGMGGYKRNQQLTCPDPKTKQPGCMTKCDSRCPNQCIVVCPGCKTYCICDFYPGMSCGDPRFTGGDGNTFYFHGGKDQDFCIFTDAGLHINAHFIGRRDPAMSRDFTWIQALGIRFAHHRLYVGAHNKTARWSSDDVDRLDLAFDGERVAIPAHTGAAWRPPAAPALAVTRTAAANGVRVRLEGVLDVVANVVPVSEEDSRVHGYGVAEDDCLAHLDLGFRFLDLTDDVHGVLGQTYRYDYVSRLSVTSRIPVMGGAAEYLSSDIFATDCAVARFGDDDRRADTSMLTSARAY